In Nicotiana tomentosiformis unplaced genomic scaffold, ASM39032v3 Un00208, whole genome shotgun sequence, the DNA window atatagataacatatacaaaatacaaaatttCCTAAATAAAAATCCAAGATCCCAAACTACTCAAAATCCAGATGAAGATTATGTCACTCATTATCTAACAGGATATAATAAACTAATAGCACtaccaaatacaaatgcaaaactagtaGCTACTTGTTACAATTACGGATTACTAGACACAGTATATACACAGACAGGACAAGAAATAGCTACCATACCAGAAGTATATAGAGCATTTATGCAGTACAAAAGAATAACCAAAGGAACATTATTCTATATACGATTCTATTCAGCTACAGCAGAGATACTATATGAAGAAATAAAACCcatcatacaagttatcaagatcggacttacaagGGAGATGTTAGTAccagaaaaaatagaagaacaagaagagatagaaaaaataaatattccagacttttatgcaaataaaaggattatcggaatatccactatactaaatgaactagcaaacaactacctaaaccagaatgctatttggagttattattcaagagaacagacaatgatatattcaaactgcagagaaatacgagaaccagatatggaagaattaagacaatgggtCTTAAGTCTTTTGAAGCCAGAACAATCTAC includes these proteins:
- the LOC138903945 gene encoding uncharacterized protein codes for the protein MLLQIIYQDKATQTEPDNTMENLLLAMTTLCKKVESIEEEIQILKKTASGQQHDLKNAEIRRSEVSKIPELEGDVEKHLKTHNSLLNAVAGSSTASSSSAKKKEEIKPRYTNTNMNNLFSKPFIQKNTQKEIFLPPQINTYKESLNQAKKTYNHITRTYIDNIYKIQNFLNKNPRSQTTQNPDEDYVTHYLTGYNKLIALPNTNAKLVATCYNYGLLDTVYTQTGQEIATIPEVYRAFMQYKRITKGTLFYIRFYSATAEILYEEIKPIIQVIKIGLTREMLVPEKIEEQEEIEKINIPDFYANKRIIGISTILNELANNYLNQNAIWSYYSREQTMIYSNCREIREPDMEELRQWVLSLLKPEQSTTTRAIRTQILFLQNY